The nucleotide window CATCCCCCACGCCTGCAAAAAAATAAAACGGGCGGGTCGCCCCGCCCAAATTTAATCGGATCAATCCAATCGCGCTAGGGCGTGATCTTTTTCGCCAAATCCTCGGTCACAACCAGCAGCACGAAAGCGCGATGGTAGACCCGCATCTGGTCCTGGAAGCGCTCCTGCCACTGCTGGCTCCAGTCCTCATCGAGCAGCGAAAATTCGTCTTGGTAGATGCCCGAGTAGTAGTAGGCCCGGGCCCGCGCCAGCTCGCGCGCCGCTGCCGAATCATCGCCCGAAAGGCCCTGGCAGTGTACGGCGAGCTTCTCCACGGCGTTCTGATAGGCGTTGAGCACCGCGCCCTCGCGCGTGGCCGCGCCCGAGGAGGTGCCGATGAATATCACGTGTCCCGGACGGTCAACATTGCAGCGGTCGTAGCCCTCGGCCATGGCCCAGCACGGCCGCTGGAGCGGCTGTTGCGAGAGCACCTTGCGCTCGGGGCTGGACGGGCCGTTGCTGATCGCTGTCAACGCGGCGGCCTGGGCCAACTGCGTGCCCTGGGCCGGAGCCGGGGGCAAATCGTCCGGCGGCTCGGCGCTCATCTGTTGTTCAACCCCGGCCGTCGGTTGTTCGCCTTGCTTGGCGCAGCCCAGACACAGCACGAACAGCGCCGCGCAGAGCACTGCGATCAGTCGCTTACCCACTAAACATCTCCCTACGCCTGGCTCGCTCGCGTATTTTGTAGCGGCTCCAAGCCCAATCCAAGCAGCCGCTTTAAACCGCTTGCTCCGCCGCGGCGAGCGTCGTTGTGCTTCGCGCCCGGCGCGCTCGCCAGCCTTAAGCTGCCTATAAGGCTCCGCAGCCTCCGGTGCCGAACATACCAGGTTGTTCCTCGTCGTCGTCGTCATCGCCGTCCGGGCAATCGACATCGACCTGCACCTGGTCGGGCTCGGAATCCTGCAAACAGTCGTTGACGATTAGTTCGAACACGTAGGTCCCGCATTCTTCAACAGTGAAGTTCGGGGCGACCGTCAACGCTTCCGCCAGGGTCGCGTCCGGGCCGGAGACCTGGGTCCAAGCATAGGTCAGCGCGTGGTCCTCGGGGTCGTAGCTCTGCGAGCCGTCGAGGGTCACCTCGTCGTCGATGTCAGCCTGCTGATCGTCGCCCGCGTCAGCCACCGGCGGCAGGTTGATCTCGGGCGAGTACACCAAGTAGACCGCGCCCGTAGCATACTCAAACGGCGGTCCCTCAGTGCTCATCTGCGGCGCGCCGACCAACATGTCGGCAAGCATGTCGTTGTTCACATCGCCCATGGCCACGCTCACGCCGAACTCATCGTACTCGCTCTCAGCGTTGATGATGTGCGTGGCGTCGTCTGGCAGGTTCAGCTCGTGGTTCGCGGGAAAGCCGTCGGAGCCATAGACCGCGTAGGCGCGACGCGTGCCCTCGTCGTTGAGGTACGAGCCGCCGAGAATATCGTCGATGCAGTCGCCGTCGATGTCGCCCGTGGCCAGGGAAACGCCGTAGTGCAGGGCTCTCGCGCTCTCGCCGAGGATCAGCACGTCAATGTCCGACGCGGTGTCCGTGTCGAGGCTCGCGGGCAGGCTGCTCGAGCCGTAGAACACGTAGGTCCGTCCGTCGCCGAATGCCTTCTCCGGCGATTGGCCGAACTCCGGCGCGCCGACGATGATGTCGCCGATGCCGTCGTAGTTGAAGTCGCCCGAGGTAATGTCGAACCCCAGGTTTTCGCCGGTGCCGTCGCGGCTGTCGATGGTCAGGTCGGCCGGGTCGCCGGCCAGGTCTTGAGTGTAGGGCGCGCCCCAGTTGGTGCGGCCGACGATCACGTAGGCCGTGCCGTCGCCGACCGGCTCGCCGATCAGCAGCTCGTCGATGCCGTCGCCGTTGACATCGCCCGCATCCAGGCCGTTGCCGAAGCCGCGCAGGGTATTGGCCGCGATGAACTTCAGGTCGAAGTCAGCGATGGTCAGGATCGCTTCGGCGGCGAAGTCGCGGCCGAAGAACGCCAGCACCTGCCCCTTGCGGCTGATGACGGGATCGTTGGCGATGATCTCGTCGATGCCGTCGCCGTTGAGGTCGCCCGCCGCCACCGAGATGCCGAAGGCGCGGTAGGCGTCGGTTGCCAGTACGTTGACGTCGGCCAGCAGTTGCGGCGAGCTGTAGAGATTAAGCGGGATCTGGCTGACGCTCCACTGTGCGCGGCCATAGACCACGAACACGGCCCCCGTCGCCGACTCGGTGGCGGGGATCCGCGCGCCGGGCGCTGAGATCACCAAGTCGTCGATGCCGTCGCCGTTGCAATCTCCGGCGGCCAGGCTTGCGCCGAGTTCCCACGACGTGCCCATCTGGGCGCTGTCGTTGGTGATCTGCAGATCGACGATCGCGTCGTCATCCGCGCCCCAGTAGACGAACACGCGGCCGTAGGGGTATCCGCCGTCGCCGTTGCTGTTCCAGCCCGGGGCGCCCACGGCCACGTCGTCGAAACCGTCGGCGTCGAAGTCGCCCACGGCCACGGCCGTGCCGAAGTAGTTGTAGGTGCGGTTGCCCTCGAATTTAAGGTCAGCGTCGGCCGCCATGTCGAACTCGGCGCCAAGCACGGGCGCTGCGAACAGCAGCGCCAGCGCGATTGTAAGCAGGGTCGTTCTGTTCATGATCTATACTCCCTGACTTTCTACTGTTCGATGATGAATTCTACGCGTCGGTTCTGCGCGCGGCCTTGCTCGTTTGCATTGGTCGCGATCGGTCTGCTCTCGCCGTAGGGCTCGATCTTGAGCTTGGCCGGATCGATTCCCTTCTTCACCAGGTAGTTCTTGACCGACTGCGCGCGACGGCGCGAGAGGTCCATGTTGTATTGGTCGGTCCCCTCCGAGGAGCAGTGCCCCTGGATCACGATGAAGTCAAACGCCTCGAGCTCGTTGATCTGGCGCACCACGTCGTCGAGCACGGGGTAGGATTTGGTGCGGATCACGTCGGAGTCGAAGTCAAAGTAGATCCGGTCGAGCTTCTCGATCTTGCGCCGTAGCTCGAGGACCTTGACGTTATCCTGATCCTTGACCACGGTCACGTCGTCGAACTTATCCTCGTAGCCCTTGGCGCTGGCGATCAGCTTGTAGCTGCCGGGCTGCCACTCCATCTTCTTTTCGCCGCCGGGCACGCTCACGGTCTGCTCTTGCTCGGTGTCCAGGTCGAACACCACCTTGCCGTCCAGCGGCTCGCCGGTGGCCTTGTCGCGCACGATCAGCGTCAGGGTCGTGGGCAATCTGTGCAGCACCAGCTTGACCTCGGTGGTCTCGCCGATGCGCACCTGGCCCTGCTTGGTGGCCGTGGAGTAGCCCTCCTTGGAGCCGGTCACGTCGTACATCCCCGGCTCGACCTTGGCCGTGTAGTGCCC belongs to Candidatus Alcyoniella australis and includes:
- a CDS encoding PKD domain-containing protein; protein product: MNRTTLLTIALALLFAAPVLGAEFDMAADADLKFEGNRTYNYFGTAVAVGDFDADGFDDVAVGAPGWNSNGDGGYPYGRVFVYWGADDDAIVDLQITNDSAQMGTSWELGASLAAGDCNGDGIDDLVISAPGARIPATESATGAVFVVYGRAQWSVSQIPLNLYSSPQLLADVNVLATDAYRAFGISVAAGDLNGDGIDEIIANDPVISRKGQVLAFFGRDFAAEAILTIADFDLKFIAANTLRGFGNGLDAGDVNGDGIDELLIGEPVGDGTAYVIVGRTNWGAPYTQDLAGDPADLTIDSRDGTGENLGFDITSGDFNYDGIGDIIVGAPEFGQSPEKAFGDGRTYVFYGSSSLPASLDTDTASDIDVLILGESARALHYGVSLATGDIDGDCIDDILGGSYLNDEGTRRAYAVYGSDGFPANHELNLPDDATHIINAESEYDEFGVSVAMGDVNNDMLADMLVGAPQMSTEGPPFEYATGAVYLVYSPEINLPPVADAGDDQQADIDDEVTLDGSQSYDPEDHALTYAWTQVSGPDATLAEALTVAPNFTVEECGTYVFELIVNDCLQDSEPDQVQVDVDCPDGDDDDDEEQPGMFGTGGCGAL